The Leptotrichia sp. OH3620_COT-345 genomic sequence TATTTTATAATAACTCCTGTAGATGCACAACAGGAACTTACAAAAAGAATAATAGATTACTGGATTGAAGGAGATGGGATAGAATTTAATAAAAATAGAAATGAAGCTTTTGAAAATACAGTCTTGGAAACTTCAGTGCAGTCAGCTGTGGAAGCAATTTATAAAAATGAAGGAAAAATGCCGAGAATTATAACTACTTCAGCAAAAATATTTGAAAATACGGTTTCATATGAAGATTTAGGTAAAGAAATCACCACAGATGAAAACCCTTATTTAATTTTATTTGGAACAGGCTGGGGTTTGACTGAGGAAATAA encodes the following:
- a CDS encoding RNA methyltransferase, with amino-acid sequence MRNNIYTALVHYPVYNRNNDTVATSVTNFDIHDISRTCRTYDIKKYFIITPVDAQQELTKRIIDYWIEGDGIEFNKNRNEAFENTVLETSVQSAVEAIYKNEGKMPRIITTSAKIFENTVSYEDLGKEITTDENPYLILFGTGWGLTEEIMNMSYKILEPIRGKTKYNHLSVRSAVSIILDRLLGEK